Below is a genomic region from Lampris incognitus isolate fLamInc1 chromosome 2, fLamInc1.hap2, whole genome shotgun sequence.
agagagagaagaggtctATGGTCTTAAAGTCCTACAGTATAGGAcattattttttgtttattttgtaatgtgaaggtatgtagATATTTTAAAAGATGTTTACGTTGAAAGAAATATAGTTATGTCTCTTGTATTGGTTTGCCCTATTATGGACATAATGAGCAAAAATATATTCAAATGGGTTTGAatctatgtgggggggggggttttaaaaGGAATAATCAAACAccatttttggccaattttgacagccctactATACTGTGCAAAACTATTATTTCTACACAAAATGTTTGTAGCTGTAATGTGTATTGATGTTACCTGAGTAATGGCTTTGTCAGGGAAAAAAGAGTAGGAGGTGGAGGAGCCAGTGAGGATGTCCAGAACAAGGGGGTTTTCTGGGTCTGCCACCATGCTGGAAATAAGAGCAGCATACCGGTGAAATTCCTCATGGTTTAATGAGGGACACCATGTGAGTAAGGCTGTAATACCACTGGCAGATTTCAATCATTCATAGCAGTGAAGTTATTCTTACCCAACACCCTTGAACAGAATGGGTTTGTTGGTGGGTTTTCCAACAATGGTGGGGGCTTTTAGAAGGTTCTCGGGATCAGCAACAATGAGGGTGTGCTAAGGACAAGAAAGTTCTGTCAAAATCTATTTGGTACAATGAGAACGCTTGAGTTGTAaagcatcaaatgacattttatatgATGGTTTTTTTCAGGGTTCTAAGAAAGCAAACCTGTGACACCTAAACTGGAATTGCACTTACCTCACCAGGATCAGACACATCATAGTTGTGATGGTCAATAACAGCAGTCTTTTCCTCATCAAATTCGATGCCACACTCACTGCCCAGTTCCCTCAGAGGGTCACCTGTAATTCACAAAGCAAGTAAAGAGTATCACTATGGGTCCAAATTATGAAATGTAAAAGTTAAATGACAGCTCAAATGGTTGTACTGTAATGTGGGATAAATAACAAGTCTTTAAAAAGGCTCTTCACCTATTTATAGTATGCTGTACCACTTTAAGTAAAACTAAATACATTTGCACATCTAACATTTAGTAAACATTTGTCCGACAATCACGCAGCTCTTTGAATCTAGTCTCTAAGTAGCTGCAACTGTGAGATGTATCTTTGAAAGGTGTGAACACACCAATTTCAGAACTGGCAGCAACCAAAACATTCCCTCCCCCATCGATGAAGGATGTGATGGTCTCCACGTTGATATTGCCCCCGAAGTCTGAAAGGCAAGAGGATAGTCTTAAGAGATGCGTCACCATTTTTGCACTGGAAATTATTTTGAGATCAAAGTATTACATTTACCTTCAACTGATGGTGAGAATAGGATTAAATGGTCATACAAAAACTGGCCGTATTTAATCAAAGACAGGGAGGGATCGTCTGCTGTCTTGAATGTCAGATCAAACCCACGGTCTGAAAGGAAAAGAAACATCACCTTTACGGAAAGCTTACTTAAGTGAGCATACACCATTGCGTTAGTGTTGAGACTTTCATCCTACCACGTCAAAAGCTGCAGCACAGCGCCCTAAAACGAATGACTTATTCTTTATTTGTCAAAATCTGCTCTACATGCAGGATATACTGTAAATCCAGGTGCTCCCAAGGCGCGACACCATAGACTTAACAGAGCATGTCTGACCATAAACCTAGGGCTCGACTGAAGCAGTTGTGAAACTCTAAAATTAGTCACCAAGCCATTTGTTAGCAGGCTGCCTTCGATGCATGAATCCAGGCCTACCTCTACGGAGCTATATGCAAATCAAGAGATTACTGCTCGAAATACCAAGAACGTACAAAACGGTGGATGCATGGAAAATACTGTACGACCATTTCCACCGGAAAGAGGAGACCTCTCACGCTTACCTGCCAGACTGCGGAAGAAGATTGAATGGGTGTCTCGGATGTTCAAGTTGTCCAGCAAGACCAGTGTTTTGCCGCCGGCCAGTGTTGAATGTATCATACAAGCTAGCGTCAGAAATAAAAGGGCATTAtcaccaaccagtctgggtttcctctgggtcgtGATTTCTGGCCGTTTTCTGGACAACAGCGTAAGACTGCGCTGACTCGATAGCACATTCGATGTCAACGCCGCCATTTTGTTGCCGAAGTGGACGTCAGCGTTAGCGGCGGGTTAACCTCTGAACCCGCCTTTGGCCCAATCACGTTCAAGAACGCGTCGCTATGACGGCTAATCGTGACACGAGCGCTTCATTATAGGGGCGAAGACTGCAGAGTTGTGTGGACCATCTTCATATCTTAATTGCAACCAAATACATCGTAGAGCTTAAAAACTAAGCATAAACATGCCTTTATGACTGTATCGTATCTGTCTAAATCACAACACAGAGGAACAAAAGCCTGGACACATTATTCCCTCTTTATTTAAGAGTAGATAAAATTGCAATAAATCAATACAATATTACTGTTATATTATAGAGCATTTTCCTGAAATCAACATTactaaaacaaaacaataaacctaTAACCATTGGTAACGATGATACACATACTCCCAACACAACTTATCTAACTTTTAAatgcaatgcaaaaaaaaaagttagcagGTGTTGGTTTGAAACTAAAACATGGAAAAAAGGTGTATCGTCACGTCACATATTTCACTTTTACTTTGAACAAAAATAACCAAGACTTGATACTATAAGAAATATTCATAATATTAAATATGCACAGCATTTACAGTGTTTCACCAGCTCATTAACATAATTCTGTTTAAGACTAAGACTATaagggacagttaagtctgcagagaaaatcactggtgggACTTAAGCATCTCctgagtcaggaaacgggcaggcaacgtcactgcagacccatcacaccctggggTCACATCCTGTTCCAACACCtgtcctctggtaggcgctacagagccaAAACAACCAGCTATAAAAACAAATTCTTTCCTTGGGCTGTCATACAAATGAACGCTTTACATTGTCAAATAAGTCCAAAatgttgtatatactatactattGTACATTgtgcgtatactggtacactctgttatgtccgtctacctcaggcatgtatgtaagtaacctgctattctctgcatcattgcacttgattgcctcttatttcgtccgtatatagtcaatccttgtgtatatatccaaagattgttgtgttgttagtctatgttaagtacattgtGAGCCACAAaatcggagtcaaattccatgtgtgtgcaaacctacttggccaataaacctgattcttaTAATTAACCCCATGCcataaaaaaggaagaaaaaaaaccccaaaacaatctTTAAGCCACATTTTTCCAACCCCTACACACATTTATGTAGCTAGTGACATTACAATGTGCTTTCCAAAAAAATTGTTCAGCAATAATAATATAGCATAATATCTGGACTATTTGAGGAACATTTCATTCAAGAGACAttggaaaaaaacaacacaggAAGATCTTATTGTCACACAATCACAAGGTTATCAAAATAACATTTgatctatttattttatttgaattAGGATGACACCCAATTCTATAAATTTATTTAACAAAATAACCCCGGTTTAAATAAGTATGACCAGCTTTGGAAGAAATTCTATAACCCTTGTTTCGAAACATCTATCAAAACACAGAAAATGTAGCTATTGTGTTTGCTAATCATGTTGCGTGGAAGGACTTGTGATTCAAGAATCATCATGACTTCTTGCCATATATCTTAGTAATTACCcacacccgcactcaggatctgtgctgAGGACAAGCAccggctcttccagagacagaagaccaggaaggcactgggcccggatggcgtgtcaccctcctaaCTTAAAGGCTGTGCTGACCacctggcccccattttcacactgatcttcaacagatcactggagctgtgttaagttccctcctgcttcaagagctccactatcatcccggtcccccaAGAAACCTTGTATCACAGGCttaaatgactacagacccattgccctaatgtctgtggtcatgaaatcctgaTCATGATCTTTTCTAtgaagtcaggtcaagtcaattttatttgtatagcccaatatcataaattacaaatttgcctcagtgggctttacagcaacacaacatcctgtccttagaccctctcatcggataaggaacaactccctaaaaaaaaaaacctttaacagggagaaaaaatatgaagaaacctcagggagagcaaccccTTTTTACAGACTTTCACACGCCATCTCCGCTCCCTGTTTAACCTTTTACCTCTGCTACAGCTTCAACTTCATCTTCCTCTTCCACCTGGAGCTCAATTTTGGCGGCTGCCTCTACCTCTCTTTGCTCATGAGACACCATCTCTTCCACCTCTGCCTCTTGGTCTTGTGTCTTCTCCAtgacttctctctctccttccgccTCTCCCACCTGGGTGCGGAAGATCAGCTCCCCACCCTGGATGACCGGCTCAGCATTGGGCTGCCAGTTTGTAGCAGCATCCCCCTCAGTAGTGGTTGCTGTGGTGTACTGGTAAAAGTCGGAGTCTGCTTGGAACATGACCAAGGCCTGGGCTGTGTGGATGCGTACATGCTGGGCCAGCGAACTGGCATCCAGGAATTTGTCACCACATGAGTCACAAGCATACAAGATCTGAGTGTTGGGGTCTGGGAAGAAAAAGATTGCAAAAGAAGAAAGTAAGTCACTCGCACAGAAAATTATAAAGTGAAAAGTCATGGCCTAATGGCTTAATAAAGATTTGGtctcaaatgtttattctcttaaaaTGATAAGTGATGAATCTAGAGCAGATTATGAAGTCCAACCATTATAGAAGAGTGGGCCATGTTTTTGCCCAGTTGTTCTCTCACCTGCTTCTTGCACTTTCTCCACAGCTTTGGTAATTTCAGCTTTCAGAGCTTCAGTCTCATCTGCAGACACAGAATCATCCACTGGAACCACTATAAAAAGAAGGATTAGAGTGGGTAATCACACCTATCAGGAAGAGCGAAACCCATCCTCCACTTTTTTTGTGTAACTGCATCAACACAATCTCAAGTTAGTTAAGTGATTCTACTGATGTTGTGTCTTGAAATTTTAGTACAAGTTGTTAGTCTAGCACTTCTTTTATTGATCCATTTCACACCTGTAATCCTCGAATGGCCCTTTAATCTTATTTCAAAATGGCCAAACAACTCTCACCTAAGTTTTCCGAAAACAAATTGTCCATGATCAAAACTGCACCACAGAATATTCAGCCATTTTGACAGATGCCCCCTCCACGCCTAGCACATTGTCTGACCTGTCAGCTGGGCCACAGTAGTGGCAGCCAAGGCCTCTGTTGCCAGAGTGACGATGTCTTCTGTGGTGACTGTGACTATGTTGATCTCGCCGTCAGAAGTACATGACCCTGCAAAGCCATCAGCTCCCTCATCGGCACTGCCCCCAGAATACACCAGCCGCTTCATGCCGGCCTTGCCTTGGTGGACAGTCTTGACATGGGAGCGCAGGTTGTCTACGCGGTTGAACCCTCGACCACATTTTTCACAAAGGAAGGGTTTCTCTCCTGAGAGAACAGGGGGAAGAGCAGGTAAGTTTATCAGAAGAGAAAAATAATTTGTTCAGATTTTTAAAGGAGAAAGCAGTAAATTCAGCTGAAAACAGCAATAGAGGATATTCGAAAGACGGAGCAGGCTTATATTGCTTTGTTTATTAGAATCCCCATCAGCTGCCGTGTAAGCACCAGTTACCACTTCCACAGAAACAGGCAATTATATCCAGAACATTTGGGCATATAAACAGAGCTCGCAAAATATACAGACAGCAACAGATTTTGATATTCTAACTCTGTACTCCTCTTACTTAGGACATTTTGGGTTGGGCAGTTAATTTTTCATCCcagaggttgagtcagttcatctggacacaacgtttagtggaagaaacgtttcatcactcatctaaccgacttcatcagtctcagctgaatgcaggtatccccacccttataaacaatacagctgcataacaaccgaaaccataACCCATAacaaccattaattagagttaatatggccatgtgtactattcagaggattggggaatagctgcagtcacagctttgtaagatggtgacagatgtattcttagcccccccccccccccccggttcagggatggtcgttccctcttcacatagatggcctctttgactccccgttcaaaccagcgttcctccctatcaaggatgtgcacatcctcatccttaaaagagtggccactggcctgtagatggtgtagactgtggagtcctggcctgacatgttagcgctcctgtgttgtgccatcctcttggcagcgtcggtttggtttccccgatgtacaagtcacagcaatcctcccggcacttaacagtgtacagtATATTGCTCTGTTaatgccaggggacctgatccttggggtggaccaatttttagcgcagcgtgttttggggtttgaaagcaactgagacacatcTCAAgttgttccgacactcctgccacatacgtaatcgccactggtttatgcttaggcagacGCCTGACGCCCTCATGTTTTACTTTCTGTCACTGATTATAAAAATAGGGAGAAAAACGTTTACACCAGAATTAGGAgtacatccaaaggaattgaatcgaatacaacaggacttggtatatatccgtgaagacgtttcgcctctcatccaagaggcttcatcagttcgtgcctttctgactagacaagctagtctgactggctggtgatgaaactcagatatttatcctctttggagttgttatcagagctaaAGGAAcaaaaggaataacatagtcatcccgtatgtttctggggtctctgagaaactcaggagaatttttaacaaacaccgcatcccggtatatttcaaacccagcaacacactccgacaaagactggttcattccaaagaccgtgtaccacacacccaaaaaagcaatctggtgtatgctgtacaatgcaatgaggattgcactgacctatacataggagaaaccaaacaaccactacacaaacggatggcccaacacagaaggccaaactcctcaggacaagactcagcagtctatctacacctaaaggagaagacacactccttcgaggacagcaacatacacattttggacagggaagatagatggtttgaaagaggggtgaaggaagccatctatgcgaaactggaaaaaccttcCCTCAACAGAGGATGAGGTCTGCGACACctcctatctcccacttacaatgccgtcctttcatctctacccaagagactcaagaagcctagcctccaagaacaacagtcggtcactaacggctccaacgactcatgaccactgaatggagcactaatgaagtcgaaactaacacccccaatgaccgttgCTGCTTaatatcggatcacaaagagccatgcacatcaatagctctgataacaacgggcgtggcttaacatcggaacaaagagccatggacatctacagctctgataacgactccaaagaggataaatatccgaGTTTCattaccagccagtcagactagcttgtctagtcagaaaggcacgaactgatgaagcctcttggatgagaggcgaaacgtcttcacggatatataccaagtccagttgcactcaattcaattcctttggataaccatgacctggatgaatgagaacattcacagacaattaggagtacaacagcaacaacaactttACTGATTACTACTCAATGAACCCCTGAGGCTAGTTTGATAAATACCTGTGTGAATGATGATATGCTTGGAAAGGTCTCCCACGTTGACAAATGCCTTGTTGCACATGTGACATTTGTGAGGACGGACATTGTCATGATGGCGAATGTGATTGGCCAGTTGACTGGACTGAACAAATCTGTtcaaaaagaggaaaagaaaagatATGTCCACCATAAAGCTTCTGATATTTACCCAGATTTCAGTCCAGGGTTGGGAGGGTTATTTTATAAATGTATTCcattacaattacaaattacttGTTGAAAAATATATTCAGTAACTTACTCTAAGTATCACAATATTTAGAAATGTAATCTGGTTACTTTCAGTTACTTTTGCATAACCTCAATGCCGAATATGAGAAAAGACAAAAGACAAGAAATCAATAACATGACTTTTACTTAAGCgcattttgtaagacaacaaaacaatgtaACCTTAGAAAGGACAATGGGGACACAAAGCTTTTAAGCATCCAAACATGTAGCAAAAAGGCAAACAGACAATGCTGTTTTAGTTTAATGCATAGATTAAAGGCACCCACACCCACCCGCTCTTTTAGGCCTGCTACAGGAATTAAAGAGTATCcggtgttttttttaatcaaccaATCAGGTGTCCACGTACTGAACCGTCAAAAAGAACATCAAAAATAATTagggtgggcgtccgggtagtgtagtggtctattccgttgcctacctacacggggatcagcagttcaaatcctcgtgttacctccggcctggccgggcatccctacagacacatgtctgcgggtaggaagctggatgtgggtatgtgtcctggtcgttgcattagtgcctcctctggtcggtcggagtgcctgttcgggggggagggggaactggggggaatagagtaatcctcccatgtgctacgtcccgctggtgaaactcctcactgtcaggtgaaaagaagcggctgccgattccacatgtatcggaggaggcatgtgatagtctgcagccctccccggatcggcagagggggtggagcaacgaccgggatggtttggaagagtgggataattggccgggtacaattgggaagaaaaagggggaacccctcccccccaaaaaaagaaagaaaagaaattagGGCAATAGACCTATGGATTCTACATTAAAGTATAGGTCATGCTTATACATGCCCccattgtcccacacaaacacactatggGCCCTAACCTATACCCTGTGCAAAGCAGCACCAAGCGCAGCGCAAGTGTCATTGCTAGTTTCCAACTAACACAGTTGTCACTTAACCTGCCCAGCGTCCATGGTGTTGCGGCCATCTGTGCGCCCATGGgcgtgttggtcttaaaatgaggtgtggtgaggtgcaTTGTTGGCgcattgctatcttgaggcagcTGAAAACGATTACGCCATTGACCAACAAAAAACTGGTCTAGACTCAATGTTGCATATTTTTCTATTTAATGGCGCTTTATTCAGACAGTAAGATGTGCCTACATAAGTGGGTGCACAACGCAGTACTCTGCATGTTACACAGGGACGTGTTTACAACCTCAGTCTGCATGAGAACACAGGTGGTGATTATTTTAGGTTTGGCTTGCACACTTTGCTTTCATTTCAAATTCTTCTCTGACTATTAGACCAAAGCCCTTTTTTTTCTACTCAAGTTtaaggaatcccccccccctctttttctccccaattgtacccgtccaattaccccactcttctgagccatcccggtcgttgttccaccccctctgctaatccagggagggctgcagactaccacatgcttcctccgatacatgtggagttgccagccgcttcttttcacctgacagacaggagtttcgccagggggacgtagtgcatgggaggatcgcgctattccccccggttcccccgaacaggtgccccgaccaaccagaggaggcaccagtgtagcgaccaggacacacaaccacatctggcttgccacccgaagacatggccaactgtgtccgcagggacgctcaaccaagccggaggcgacacgagGATTCAAAGcagtaatccccgtgttggtagacaacggaatagaccactacgctacccggacgcccccaagttTAAGGAACTTTAAAAGGCTTTAGGAACTCAATTACTTTTTAAATTGCAGCAATCAGTTGGTCTGCAATAAGtatgaaaaaaaatcataaattcGGATCCAAAATTTAATCTGCCTTCAGCTACTTCTATGAAAATATTATCTCTGCTTTCTTATGCCCGGCTGACCTTTTGCCACAGCGATCACAGACGTATGGCTTCTCTCCGGTGTGCTGGCGGACATGGGCGATGAGTGAGCTGGCTTGGgtgaatgccttgccacagatAAGACATAGGCAGGGCTTCTCCCCTGCAACACAATAACCGTCTCATCAGAGTGATTtctgtgtagttttttttttttaaattttttatttctgatttttttccccttttttctcccaatttagtggccaattgatccctattttaattcaaacacccaccctcgtattgcatgcgttcgccaactgcatctctccggccggcagtctcgaaggaaagcgcctccccactttcgtgacaaggcgaatccaagccgaaccactgtttttccgacacacacagagacgcattcatatgacgaacacaagccgactccgcccccctcccgaagacagcgttgccaatgatcgctgcttcatcgagtccggccatagtcggatctgacgagaccggggcgcgaaccccagtccccagtgggcaactgcatcgacaccaagccgatgcttagaccgctacgccaccgcggacgcatTTCTGTGTAGTTTCACAATACAAACAGAGTATGTGGATGAATTCTCCCTGACAAATGCCAGCACCAGTACCTGTGTGTATGCGCTCATGTCTCTGAAGTGCTCCGGGGTCAGCGAAAGCTCTCTGACAGTGCATGCAGATATAGGGTTTCTCTCCACTGTGCACACGCAGGTGTCTCTTCAGGTTTCCTAAGAAATAAAACACCATCACACAAAGTTAGGGCAAAATGTGTCATTGTGTGTCAGTTATTAATGGGCTGCCAGCACTACGAGTAAAGCCAAACAAGTACGCTTACCGAATTTCTCAACTCTGTTCCCAGACCATACCAAACATGAACATGCTGTAAAATGAAGATGCGACAAACAATATAGACGACCGATACGCTCTCCTTTCCCTTACATCTTACCTGAAGTGGTAAACTGTTTCCCACACTCTTTGCACTTTAGAGGACCATCTGCGATATGGATTTTTAAGTGAGCCTTCAGATTCCCCACCTGAACAGAGCACAAAAACAACCAGAGAAAGCAATACTGTGACTTGAAAAGGAATACTAAATACCTTTtgcctgaggaaaaaaaaagaaagaaacaaaacacatATCTGGTACAACTGAATTCAATTTTC
It encodes:
- the ddost gene encoding dolichyl-diphosphooligosaccharide--protein glycosyltransferase 48 kDa subunit, translated to MAALTSNVLSSQRSLTLLSRKRPEITTQRKPRLVGDNALLFLTLACMIHSTLAGGKTLVLLDNLNIRDTHSIFFRSLADRGFDLTFKTADDPSLSLIKYGQFLYDHLILFSPSVEDFGGNINVETITSFIDGGGNVLVAASSEIGDPLRELGSECGIEFDEEKTAVIDHHNYDVSDPGEHTLIVADPENLLKAPTIVGKPTNKPILFKGVGMVADPENPLVLDILTGSSTSYSFFPDKAITQYPHAVGKNTLLIAGLQARNNARVVFSGSLQFFSDAFFNSPVQKATPGSQRHDQTGNLELAEALSRWVFKEAGVLRVGAVTHHPVGEITPPAAYTVTDLVEYSVVIEMLSEGHWVPFDGDDIQLEFVRIDPFVRTYLKKNGGKYSVQFKLPDVYGVFQFKVDYNRLGYTHLYSSTQVSVRPLQHTQYERFIPSAYPYYASVFSMMAGLFIFSIVFLHMKEKEKSD